GTCTGAACTACCTGATCGCGACGATGAGAACTCGCGAAACAAGCGGTAAAAGCGACCGAATGCCCTAATTTGCGTGGCACGCTGGTGGCATGACGCCGTCGTCCCCTTCCGACCCGCCTGCCGACCCCGGCGCACCGTCGGCACCGGCGTCCCGTCCCGTCCGGCTCGACTTCGACCGTCCGCCGGCCCACCCCGGCACGGCCGCCCCACCCGTCCGCCCCGGTCTGCGCCGGATGCGACGCCGGCGGCGCCGTACCGTCCTGCTCCTGGTCACCCTGCTGGTGCTGGGCGGCGGCGCGGCCGGCCTGACCGGGCTGCTCCGCCGGGCCGACCCGGCCCCGATGGCGGCCCGCGACGCCCGGCTGGCCAACCGCCTGGGCGCCGGAAACCACGAGGAGCCGACCGGCTACCCCACCCAGGGCGCCGGGAGCTTCGCCGCGGCCGACGGCCGCTCGCCGGTGCGGGGGTACGACGGGCCGCTGCGCCGCTACCGGGTGGAGGTCGAGCGGGACAGCGGCCAGGACGCCGACGGGTTCGCCGCCACGGTCGACGCGGTGCTCGGCGACCCGCGGAGCTGGATCGCCTCCGGTGAGCTGCGGGTGCAGCGGGTGACCGAGGCGGCCGCCGCCGACTTCACCATCTACCTCGCCACGCCGGCCACCTCGGAACGGATGTGCGCCGAGGGCGGCCTGATCACCGAGCGGTTCACCTCCTGCCGGCTGCCCGGCCAGGTGATCATCAACCTGGCCCGCTGGATGGAGGCGGTGCCGGACTACGGCACCTCGCTGGAGGCCTACCGGACGTACGTGATCAATCACGAGGTCGGGCACGAGTTCGGCGAGGTGCACCAGGCCTGCCCCGGACCCGGCCGGCCGGCCCCGGTCATGCAGCAGCAGACGTACGGGCTGGACGGGTGCGTCGCCAACGCCTGGCCGTACCTGGACGGGAGCCGCTACGAGGGGGAGCTCGTCGACGGCCTCTGAGTTATTCCCGCTCCCGCATGTCGGGCTACGTGGCCCTCATCATGGCCGATCCCTACCGGGGCGAGCGACAATGGCGCGGTCCCACCGCCGATCCCGGGGAGTCCACCGTGTCGTTGCCCCCGCTCGTCGAGCCCGCCGCCGAGCTGACCGTAGACGAGATCCGTCGCTACTCCCGCCACCTGATCATTCCGGACGTCGGGGTCGAGGGGCAGAAGCGGCTGAAGAACGCCCGGGTGCTCTGCGTCGGCGCCGGCGGTCTCGGCTCGCCGGCCCTGATGTACCTGGCCGCCGCCGGCGTCGGCAC
This sequence is a window from Micromonospora sp. NBRC 110009. Protein-coding genes within it:
- a CDS encoding DUF3152 domain-containing protein: MTPSSPSDPPADPGAPSAPASRPVRLDFDRPPAHPGTAAPPVRPGLRRMRRRRRRTVLLLVTLLVLGGGAAGLTGLLRRADPAPMAARDARLANRLGAGNHEEPTGYPTQGAGSFAAADGRSPVRGYDGPLRRYRVEVERDSGQDADGFAATVDAVLGDPRSWIASGELRVQRVTEAAAADFTIYLATPATSERMCAEGGLITERFTSCRLPGQVIINLARWMEAVPDYGTSLEAYRTYVINHEVGHEFGEVHQACPGPGRPAPVMQQQTYGLDGCVANAWPYLDGSRYEGELVDGL